A section of the Clostridium sp. TW13 genome encodes:
- the tagD gene encoding glycerol-3-phosphate cytidylyltransferase — translation MKRVLTYGTFDLLHNGHINILRRAKDLGDYLIVAVSTDEFNAIKDKKAYFTYEERKAMIESVRYVDLVIPEQTWEQKVDDIKRYHIDTVVMGDDWKGKFDYLKEYCEVIYLPRTEGISTTQIKEDLSDFLDS, via the coding sequence ATGAAAAGAGTTTTAACCTATGGTACTTTTGATTTATTGCATAATGGTCATATTAATATATTAAGAAGAGCAAAAGATTTAGGTGATTATCTTATCGTAGCTGTGTCTACAGATGAGTTTAATGCAATTAAGGATAAAAAAGCATATTTTACATATGAAGAAAGAAAAGCTATGATTGAGTCCGTAAGATATGTAGACTTAGTTATACCGGAGCAAACTTGGGAACAAAAAGTTGATGATATAAAGAGGTACCATATAGATACAGTAGTTATGGGTGATGATTGGAAGGGTAAATTTGATTATTTAAAGGAATACTGTGAAGTTATATATTTACCAAGAACTGAAGGAATATCTACTACTCAAATAAAAGAAGATTTATCTGACTTTTTGGATTCGTAA
- a CDS encoding phosphocholine cytidylyltransferase family protein produces MRALILAAGRGTRISRYLSGRPKCTVDIGGETLIEHTVKQLRKAGINEIGIIVGYNQKAVREILREHQVSFFYNPFFDVTNSIASAWFADRFIKNDDDIIIMNGDVFIENSLLDDILNEKVSPVLFSDSSRKEQADYKFYYEDNILKKYGKELSGKDVSGEYIGIARIGREFIDTFKSSLDNMIEAQQHSLWWENALYELSKDNDIYVRDVAGKFWAEVDYIEDYERILKFRNYDMKFNIDVCKHESSAGDIV; encoded by the coding sequence ATGAGAGCATTGATATTAGCAGCAGGTAGAGGTACTAGAATAAGCAGATATTTATCAGGGAGACCAAAATGTACTGTGGATATTGGTGGAGAGACTTTAATAGAGCACACAGTTAAACAACTTAGAAAAGCAGGAATTAACGAGATTGGTATTATAGTTGGATACAATCAAAAGGCTGTAAGGGAAATATTGAGAGAACATCAGGTTTCTTTCTTTTATAATCCGTTTTTTGATGTAACTAATAGTATAGCATCAGCATGGTTTGCAGATAGATTTATAAAAAATGATGATGACATAATTATAATGAATGGGGATGTATTTATAGAAAATTCATTATTAGATGATATCTTGAATGAAAAAGTAAGCCCAGTTCTTTTCTCAGATTCATCAAGAAAGGAACAGGCAGACTATAAGTTCTATTATGAAGATAATATATTGAAAAAGTATGGAAAAGAGCTATCTGGAAAAGATGTTTCAGGAGAGTACATTGGTATAGCAAGGATTGGCAGAGAATTTATCGATACCTTCAAGAGTAGTTTAGATAATATGATAGAAGCACAACAACATTCTTTATGGTGGGAAAATGCTCTATATGAATTAAGCAAAGATAATGATATCTATGTTAGAGATGTAGCAGGTAAGTTCTGGGCGGAAGTAGATTATATAGAGGATTATGAAAGAATACTAAAATTTAGAAATTATGACATGAAGTTTAATATAGATGTATGTAAGCATGAATCTTCAGCTGGAGATATAGTTTAA
- a CDS encoding sigma-70 family RNA polymerase sigma factor has product MESKNVENELIKKAKENDEKAKLLIIEKMTPYIRKVAKSYFIHCYTEEDLVQLGVVSVLKAIDSYDLKRYTNFFGYAALAIKNNYGSLLRKEYKKSEELSLNRTDENGMEIIETLFSDETLEDECILKTQLIELRETLGLLTKEEKNFIIYIYMMKHGGIKAYSEKYGIKYSSCISMRDRIIKKLKKGMKELE; this is encoded by the coding sequence ATGGAATCAAAAAATGTTGAAAATGAATTGATTAAGAAAGCTAAAGAGAATGATGAGAAAGCAAAGTTATTGATCATCGAGAAAATGACTCCATATATTAGAAAAGTAGCAAAGAGTTATTTTATTCACTGTTACACTGAAGAAGATTTAGTACAACTGGGTGTAGTGTCAGTGCTTAAAGCTATTGATAGCTATGATTTGAAACGATATACAAATTTTTTTGGCTATGCAGCTCTTGCTATAAAAAACAATTACGGATCTCTATTAAGAAAAGAATATAAGAAAAGTGAGGAACTTAGCTTAAATCGTACAGATGAAAATGGAATGGAAATCATTGAAACACTATTTAGTGATGAGACACTAGAAGATGAGTGTATACTAAAAACACAATTGATTGAATTGAGGGAAACATTAGGATTGTTAACAAAGGAAGAAAAAAACTTTATTATTTATATATATATGATGAAGCATGGGGGAATAAAAGCATATTCAGAAAAGTATGGAATAAAGTATTCATCTTGCATATCTATGAGAGATAGAATAATTAAAAAGTTAAAGAAGGGGATGAAGGAACTAGAATAG
- the cps2T gene encoding beta 1-4 rhamnosyltransferase Cps2T: MKNVFIIGSKGIPANYGGYETFVHKLTEKKISKEIKYHVACMANDDKEFEVNGARCFNVKVTNIGNAKAILYDINSIKCVCKYIEENNIKDAILYILACRIGPFMKHYKKKLQRLGVTVYINPDGHEWMRSKWNAAIKKYWKVSEKLMVKHADLVICDSVGIQDYIKKEYREFNPKTTFIAYGSDVEEKNEKLSAEAIRWYNEKSVKKGEYYLIVGRFVPENNYETMISEFMRSNSDKDLIIITNVEKNKFYDDLVLRTAFDKDSRIKFVGTVYDEKLLKEIRDNAYAYIHGHEVGGTNPSLLEALASTRINLLLDVVFNREVGRDGAVYFTKEPGNLGKLINEVDMYDIELIDALEKKAKARILNHYSWNYIVKEYEKQFL, encoded by the coding sequence ATGAAAAACGTTTTTATTATTGGATCTAAAGGGATACCTGCAAATTATGGCGGCTATGAGACTTTTGTTCATAAGTTAACAGAAAAAAAGATTTCCAAGGAAATCAAATATCACGTTGCATGCATGGCAAATGATGATAAGGAATTTGAAGTTAATGGAGCTAGATGTTTTAACGTAAAGGTCACCAATATAGGTAATGCTAAAGCTATTTTATATGATATAAATTCTATAAAGTGTGTTTGCAAGTATATAGAGGAAAACAATATTAAAGATGCTATTTTGTATATCTTAGCGTGCAGAATAGGACCCTTTATGAAGCATTACAAGAAAAAACTTCAAAGGCTTGGAGTGACAGTGTACATAAATCCAGATGGGCATGAATGGATGAGAAGCAAGTGGAATGCAGCTATTAAAAAGTATTGGAAAGTAAGTGAAAAGCTTATGGTTAAGCATGCGGATTTAGTTATTTGTGATTCAGTTGGAATTCAAGATTATATTAAAAAAGAATACAGAGAGTTCAATCCAAAGACTACTTTTATAGCTTATGGTTCAGATGTTGAAGAGAAAAATGAAAAATTGAGTGCTGAAGCAATAAGATGGTATAATGAGAAATCAGTTAAAAAAGGAGAATATTATCTTATAGTTGGTAGATTTGTGCCTGAAAACAATTATGAAACTATGATAAGTGAATTTATGAGGTCAAACTCTGACAAGGATTTGATTATTATCACAAATGTGGAGAAAAATAAGTTTTATGATGATTTAGTTCTAAGAACAGCCTTTGATAAAGATTCAAGAATTAAGTTTGTTGGAACAGTTTATGATGAAAAACTTTTAAAAGAAATAAGAGATAATGCTTATGCATATATTCATGGCCATGAAGTTGGAGGAACAAACCCATCGTTACTGGAAGCGTTAGCGAGTACAAGAATTAATTTGCTTTTAGATGTAGTATTCAATAGGGAAGTAGGTAGAGATGGAGCTGTATATTTTACGAAGGAACCAGGAAATTTGGGAAAACTTATCAATGAAGTTGATATGTATGATATAGAATTAATAGATGCCTTGGAGAAAAAAGCAAAGGCACGTATTTTAAATCATTATTCTTGGAACTATATAGTTAAAGAATATGAAAAGCAATTTTTATAA